From a region of the Paenibacillus sp. R14(2021) genome:
- a CDS encoding carbohydrate ABC transporter permease, translated as MKKLLGSIKFLFLSIYLIVMIFPLYWIVITSLKPQKDIFSFPLKYWPGKFTFQNYENIFKISKFHIYIGNSLIVAIAAAFVVIIISVLSAYVMARFTFRGHRQIMLAFFLTQMLPGFIALAPLYRMMSSFHLTNHLFSLVLMYTVGLIPFSTIMLRGFFQRIPSSLEEAAMIDGCSRWTALLRIIIPVMLPGIASTFIFAFVQNWNELFVAVMFIDNDALKTLPVAMNSFILKFDVDWGAMSAGAVLSIIPTIFIFAIAQRFIVEGLTQGAEKG; from the coding sequence ATGAAGAAACTTCTAGGGTCAATCAAGTTTTTGTTCCTGTCGATCTACTTGATCGTCATGATCTTCCCGCTTTATTGGATCGTCATCACGTCGCTTAAGCCGCAGAAGGATATTTTCTCTTTCCCGCTTAAGTATTGGCCGGGTAAGTTCACGTTCCAGAACTACGAGAACATCTTCAAAATTTCTAAATTCCACATTTATATCGGCAACAGCTTGATTGTTGCGATCGCGGCGGCATTCGTCGTTATCATCATCTCGGTGCTTAGCGCTTATGTTATGGCACGGTTTACGTTCCGCGGCCATCGCCAAATCATGCTTGCTTTTTTCTTGACTCAGATGCTGCCGGGCTTTATCGCGCTCGCACCGCTCTACCGGATGATGAGCAGTTTTCATTTGACGAATCATCTATTCTCGCTCGTGCTCATGTATACGGTCGGTTTGATTCCGTTCTCCACCATCATGTTGCGCGGTTTCTTCCAGCGGATACCCTCGAGCCTTGAGGAAGCGGCTATGATCGACGGCTGCTCGCGCTGGACGGCTCTGCTTCGTATCATCATCCCAGTTATGCTTCCGGGCATTGCATCAACCTTCATCTTCGCTTTCGTACAGAACTGGAATGAGCTCTTCGTGGCGGTTATGTTCATCGACAATGATGCGCTTAAGACGCTTCCGGTTGCGATGAACTCGTTCATTCTGAAGTTTGACGTCGATTGGGGTGCCATGTCGGCAGGAGCGGTACTTTCGATTATTCCGACCATCTTTATTTTTGCCATCGCTCAGCGTTTCATCGTAGAAGGACTAACACAAGGAGCAGAAAAAGGATGA
- a CDS encoding PLP-dependent aspartate aminotransferase family protein produces MSSTNNQPDNREDSRERQFTQAAHDPIDLRHHGAIHVPIYQNSLFAFDTYEAFEQAFQSLMHNHVYSRGNNPTVEFLEKKLAELEGAEGAKCFASGMAAISSSILSVVQQGDHVICVDQAYGPTREFFSVYLTRFGIETTFIDGSSIDHWREAIRPNTKLFYLESPTTMLFELQNLQACAELAKSFGARTIIDSTWATPCFQNPLALGIDLVVHSITKYIGGHSDCVGGVILGSQELVDHIGYNEYMLLGGIMTPQTAALISKGLRTLPLRMQRHEESGLVVANHVSTLPFVHHVNHPGLPSHPQYELGRSQMSGYSSLFSFVTREPLKKMKQWADNLQLFKIGVSWGGFESLVTVNPRSRENDEACIVRLYVGLENPADLTADLERAWASLA; encoded by the coding sequence ATGAGCAGCACCAATAACCAACCAGATAATCGAGAAGACAGCAGAGAGCGGCAGTTTACGCAAGCGGCCCATGATCCAATCGATCTGAGACATCACGGCGCGATCCATGTGCCGATCTATCAGAACAGTTTGTTTGCCTTCGATACGTACGAAGCTTTCGAGCAAGCGTTTCAATCGCTTATGCACAATCATGTGTATTCGCGAGGCAACAATCCTACGGTCGAATTTCTGGAGAAGAAGCTGGCGGAATTGGAGGGGGCCGAAGGGGCAAAATGCTTCGCCTCCGGTATGGCGGCTATCTCTTCGTCCATCTTGTCCGTCGTTCAGCAAGGGGATCATGTCATCTGCGTTGATCAAGCGTACGGTCCGACGAGAGAGTTTTTCTCCGTCTACCTGACACGGTTCGGCATTGAGACGACGTTCATCGACGGCAGCTCCATCGATCATTGGCGCGAGGCGATTCGTCCGAACACGAAGCTATTCTATCTGGAAAGCCCGACCACGATGCTCTTCGAGCTGCAGAATCTGCAGGCATGCGCTGAACTCGCCAAAAGCTTCGGAGCACGGACGATTATCGACAGCACGTGGGCAACCCCATGCTTCCAAAATCCGCTAGCGCTCGGCATTGATCTGGTCGTGCATTCCATCACGAAGTATATCGGCGGACACAGCGACTGCGTCGGCGGTGTTATACTCGGCTCGCAGGAGCTCGTCGACCATATCGGCTATAACGAATACATGCTGCTCGGCGGCATCATGACGCCGCAGACGGCGGCGCTCATCTCCAAAGGACTGCGGACGCTTCCGCTGCGCATGCAGCGCCATGAAGAGAGCGGCCTAGTCGTGGCGAATCACGTGAGCACACTGCCTTTCGTGCATCATGTCAATCATCCCGGCTTGCCATCGCACCCGCAGTATGAGCTGGGCCGAAGCCAAATGTCCGGTTACAGCAGCTTGTTCTCGTTCGTTACGCGCGAGCCGCTGAAGAAGATGAAGCAGTGGGCCGATAATCTGCAGCTGTTTAAGATCGGCGTCAGCTGGGGCGGCTTCGAGAGCTTGGTCACCGTCAACCCGCGGAGCAGAGAGAATGACGAGGCGTGCATCGTCCGCTTGTACGTTGGACTGGAGAATCCGGCAGACCTGACCGCAGATCTCGAGCGTGCCTGGGCTTCTCTGGCTTAA
- a CDS encoding BtrH N-terminal domain-containing protein, translating into MTSIMLNAIHMQRQSKSYIDSLYTILTAAGLFDGPKYMLSGLTGMAFKFTVHEKLLPLSVSAYGQWGNEHNPAIANLGLFTIWDGGRSRHPTFPHYQKDAVNWVKASLDAGIGVIYWIPEFGVIYGYDDEDAVFYVQDGSSAESEVVLYDNFGLNFTSFWYAQSFGERVQIPLRDMVLESIRLAVHDWDTPHKTLPDTDLASGKLAFTYLIDGLRKGAYDEGGAVYIMNDYIYTRGEVAAYLHDVQHTLPGLDQAAAAYASLRTVLAAAAECFHTGAEGTRVHPARIEQLCSIMQQAAMLEQQAMTICRSIADQYPDRKRSTLPRWGSHTPR; encoded by the coding sequence GTGACATCCATCATGCTGAACGCGATTCATATGCAGCGGCAATCCAAATCGTACATCGACAGCCTGTACACCATACTCACGGCTGCAGGACTGTTTGACGGACCCAAATACATGCTGTCCGGCTTGACCGGCATGGCCTTCAAATTCACGGTTCACGAGAAGCTGCTTCCCTTATCGGTGTCCGCTTATGGCCAATGGGGCAACGAGCATAATCCTGCGATTGCAAATCTCGGCTTGTTCACGATTTGGGACGGCGGAAGATCGCGCCACCCGACCTTCCCCCACTACCAGAAGGATGCAGTCAACTGGGTCAAAGCTTCGCTGGATGCCGGAATCGGCGTCATTTACTGGATTCCCGAGTTCGGCGTTATCTACGGCTATGACGATGAAGATGCCGTATTCTACGTGCAGGACGGCTCGTCAGCCGAGAGCGAAGTCGTGCTGTACGACAACTTCGGCCTGAATTTCACCTCGTTCTGGTACGCGCAAAGCTTCGGTGAGCGCGTACAAATTCCGCTGCGGGACATGGTCCTCGAATCGATCCGACTGGCCGTTCACGACTGGGATACGCCGCATAAGACGCTGCCGGACACCGATCTGGCCTCCGGCAAGCTGGCTTTCACGTACTTGATCGACGGGCTGAGGAAAGGCGCGTATGACGAGGGCGGAGCCGTCTACATTATGAACGACTACATCTACACAAGAGGAGAAGTCGCTGCTTATTTGCACGATGTGCAGCATACGCTGCCAGGTTTGGATCAAGCTGCGGCAGCCTATGCTTCGCTTCGAACCGTCTTGGCCGCGGCAGCGGAATGCTTTCATACCGGCGCGGAAGGCACACGCGTTCATCCAGCTCGTATCGAGCAACTCTGCAGTATAATGCAGCAGGCCGCCATGCTCGAGCAGCAGGCGATGACGATTTGCCGCAGCATTGCCGACCAGTACCCGGATCGCAAACGATCCACCCTCCCCAGATGGGGCTCCCATACACCGCGTTGA
- a CDS encoding YafY family protein: MGNTHRIRWFDGQIREGKYPNSSLLAEQFELSKRQAQRDIEYLAYSLSAPLLYVAKRRGYCYEDKTYALPLLYMTDEEKKILNYLARRYRQYNYDGAPAVNRIANLLDRFAPDEALAAELRLPVFETNPQLIDKFDRLTAAIAAHSVVTLSYHEDADAEMLTFWPLTLFSRFNCDYVAGYSVTQQKQRTLRLDCIAGLTVTASCFDPHTVEAVEWHSGGSNGPVKKPFAARLQFDTPLPGVTWHGYRIQAAEEDFVYTLEFHDTDAFLRQLWSSPWTKLLAPKWLKARLVSQCADIRRRLTDDEKEVNFR, encoded by the coding sequence TTGGGCAACACGCACCGGATCAGATGGTTTGATGGTCAAATTAGAGAAGGCAAGTATCCAAACAGCTCGCTGCTCGCCGAACAATTCGAACTTTCGAAGCGCCAGGCGCAGCGGGATATCGAATATCTCGCCTATTCATTATCAGCCCCCCTGCTCTATGTAGCCAAGCGTCGCGGTTATTGCTACGAGGATAAAACATACGCGCTTCCGCTCCTGTATATGACCGATGAAGAGAAGAAGATTTTGAACTACTTAGCCCGCCGATACCGGCAGTACAATTACGACGGTGCGCCTGCCGTCAACCGGATCGCCAACTTGCTGGACCGCTTCGCGCCGGACGAGGCGCTGGCGGCTGAGCTTCGGCTGCCGGTCTTCGAGACGAACCCGCAGCTTATCGACAAATTCGACCGGCTGACCGCGGCGATCGCCGCCCATTCCGTCGTAACTTTGAGCTACCATGAAGATGCCGATGCAGAAATGCTCACCTTCTGGCCGCTTACGCTCTTCTCGCGTTTCAACTGCGATTATGTTGCCGGCTATTCCGTCACGCAGCAGAAGCAGCGGACGCTTCGGCTGGACTGCATCGCAGGCCTTACCGTCACGGCTTCTTGTTTCGACCCCCATACGGTCGAAGCCGTTGAATGGCATAGCGGCGGCAGCAACGGACCCGTCAAGAAGCCGTTTGCCGCCAGACTCCAATTTGACACGCCTCTCCCCGGTGTCACATGGCACGGCTACCGCATTCAGGCGGCAGAAGAAGACTTCGTCTACACCTTGGAGTTTCACGATACCGACGCCTTCCTGCGGCAATTATGGTCCTCGCCATGGACTAAGCTTCTGGCGCCGAAATGGTTGAAGGCCAGGCTGGTAAGCCAGTGCGCCGATATCCGTCGGCGTCTGACAGACGATGAAAAAGAGGTGAACTTCCGGTGA
- a CDS encoding PspA/IM30 family protein codes for MGILNRLFTLTQAAANELLDKLEDPTMMLNQYVRNMQNEIANVQHELLKQEALAKGLQQQALEASALADHSESKALEAMRAGQEAHARDALAAKLHYAEKAQEYGAWHDKAKQQIAELSVRLEAAKAELPHLIKKRDELVARIQQTAAKARTGMPSFNAGPAHLDGGSASRGFQRIEDKIAQWEAHVAASRTPYPANTGISASAYPAAEKASLVDEQMELLRKKLPTE; via the coding sequence ATGGGAATTTTGAATCGATTGTTTACGCTGACGCAGGCTGCGGCTAACGAGCTGCTGGATAAGCTGGAAGATCCGACGATGATGTTGAACCAATACGTACGCAACATGCAGAACGAAATTGCCAATGTGCAGCACGAGCTTCTGAAGCAGGAAGCGCTGGCCAAAGGGCTGCAGCAGCAGGCGCTGGAAGCCTCCGCATTGGCTGATCACAGCGAATCAAAGGCGCTGGAAGCGATGCGCGCCGGTCAAGAAGCGCATGCCCGCGATGCGCTGGCAGCGAAGCTGCATTATGCGGAGAAGGCGCAGGAATACGGCGCGTGGCATGACAAGGCGAAGCAGCAGATTGCCGAGCTGAGCGTCCGCCTTGAGGCGGCCAAAGCCGAGCTCCCGCATCTGATCAAGAAACGCGACGAGCTTGTCGCCCGCATTCAGCAGACTGCAGCGAAAGCCCGCACCGGAATGCCCAGCTTCAACGCCGGCCCCGCTCATCTTGACGGCGGCTCGGCTTCCCGCGGGTTCCAGCGCATCGAGGACAAAATCGCGCAGTGGGAAGCGCATGTGGCCGCCTCCCGCACCCCTTACCCGGCAAACACCGGCATATCGGCTTCAGCGTATCCAGCTGCCGAGAAAGCCTCGCTTGTGGATGAGCAAATGGAGCTTCTTCGCAAGAAACTGCCGACGGAGTAA